The Streptomyces sp. NBC_01317 genomic interval CGTGTTGTGCTCGGGCAGGTACGCCTTGACCTTCTCGATGAGGTTCGCGTCGTGAGCGCGGGTCTCGTCCAGCCAGAAAACGGCCGGGACACCGGTCGCGCGGGCGCGCGAGACGGCGAGCTTGACCCAGTCCCGGACCGGTACGTCCTTGGTCTGGCACATGCGCCACACGTCGCCCGCGCTCACCGCGTGCTGGAGGACGACCTCGCCCGCCGTGTCGACCACGCGCACCGTGCCGGTGGCGGGGATCTCGAAGGTCTTGTCGTGGCTGCCGTACTCCTCCGCCGCCTGCGCCATCAGGCCGACGTTGGACACGGAGCCCATCGTCGCCGGGTCGAAGGCGCCGTGCGCGCGGCAGTCGTCCAGGACGACCTGGTAGATCCCCGAGTAGCTGCTGTCGGGGATCACCGCGAGGGTGTCGGCCTCCTGGCCGTCGGGGCCCCACATGTGCCCCGAGGTGCGGATCATGGCCGGCATGGAGGCGTCCACGATGACATCGCTCGGCACGTGCAGATTGGTGATGCCGCGGTCCGAGTCGACCATCGCGAGCGCGGGGCCGTCGGCCAGCTCGGCGTCGAAGGATGCCTTGATCGCCGCGCCGTCGGGCAGCGTATCCAGACCGCCCAGGATGCCGCCCAGCCCGTCGTTGGGGCTCAGGCCGGCCGCCGCCAGCGTCTCGCCGTACTCCGCGAACGTCTTCGGGAAGAACGCCCGTACGACATGGCCGAAGATGATCGGGTCGGAGACCTTCATCATCGTGGCCTTGAGGTGCACCGAGAACAGCACGCCCTCGGCCTTGGCGCGCGCCACCTGCGCGGTGAAGAACTCACGCAGCGCCGCCACGCGCATCACCGAGGCGTCCACGATCTCCCCGGCCAGCACGGGCACCGACTCCCGCAGGACCGTCGTCGTACCGTCGTCGCCGGCCAGCTCGATCCGCAGCGAGCCCGCCTCGGCGATCACCGCGGACTTCTCGCCGCTACGGAAGTCGTCGGCGTCCATCGTGGCGACGTTCGTCTTGGACCGAGGGTCCCAGGCGCCCATCGAGTGCGGGTGGGCCTTCGCGTAGTTCTTCACCGAGGCCGGGGCGCGGCGGTCGGAGTTGCCCTCGCGCAGGACCGGGTTGACGGCGCTGCCCTTGACCTTGTCGTACCGCGCGCGGACGTCCCGGTCCTCGTCGGTCTTCGGGTCGTCGGGGTAGTCCGGCAGCGCGTAGCCCTGCCCCTGGAGCTCGGCGATCGCCGCCTTGAGCTGCGGGATGGACGCCGAGATGTTCGGCAGCTTGATGATGTTCGCCTCGGGCGTCTTGGCGAGCTTGCCCAGCTCCGCCAGCGCGTCCTCGATGCGCTGGCCCTCCTCCAGGCGCTCGGGGAAACCGGCGATGATGCGCCCGGAGAGGGAGATGTCGCGGCTCTCCACGGTGACCCCGGCCGTCGCGGCATAGGCCTCGACCACGGGCAAGAAGGAATACGTCGCCTGGGCCGGCGCCTCGTCGGTGTGTGTATAGATGATGGTCGAGTCAGTCACCCGGTGCTCCGCTCCACGTCTGCAACATTGCTTGATATCAAGATATCCCGTGGACGCCCACCTCTGGCCAGGGCCCCGCCCGGTCCGTGCGCCGGGACGGCACCGGCCTCCCTCGGGCGGACTCAACGCCACACCGAAGCGTGCATATAGTTGGTTCCAGGACAAATGGGTCCGCCGGCTGCCCTCCGGCCGTCCGAGCCGCCCCGCCGATGCCCGCCGATACCCGTCCGTCAGCGCCGTCGCCTGAGTGCTGTCCCGCCAATGCCGCTGAGGAAGGGCAGGTCACATGGAGCGCCGCAGCGCCCGATCCACGCAGGACCGAGACGCGACCCTCCGGGCGCTGGGCGCGGACCTGCGGGCAGCGCTCCCGAGGACGCTGGCGGCGAACCGGATGGGCGGATTCCTGCGGGACCTGAGGTCCGACATGATCTTCCTGGACGAGGGCGCCCTCGCGGTCTTCGACCTCCCGCCCGACGGGTTCGACGGCCGGCCGGAGACCCTGTTCGCGCTCATGGTGCCCGAGGACGCGGCCGCCCTGCGCGCGATGGTCTCCCGGGTACGGTACGAGCCCGGCGCCTACGGCACGTACTTCCGCATCCGGTGCTCCGACGGCACCATCCGCTGGGCACACACCCAGGGCGTCATCGAACGGGACGCCTCGGGGGCCCCGCTGCGGGCCATCGGCGTCGTCCGGGACGCGAGCGCCGAACTCCAGCACGTCGCCCAGCAGGCCATTCTGGAGCCCCAGCGCCGCCACCAGAGCGACGTGGTCCAGGCGACCACCGCCGCCCTGTCCCGGGCCCTGACCGTGGAGGACGTCCTGGCGGCGCTCACCAGCCGCGAGATCCTCGACCCGGTGGGCGCCCAGGCGATCTCCCTCACCGTCCTCGACCAGGACCGGCTGCGCCGTATCGCCGTCGCCAGCCTGCCCATGACGATGCGGGAGGAGATGGAGTTCTCCCGGATCGACGCCGACCTGCCCGTCGCGGAGGCGTTCCGTACCCACCGCCCCGTGTTCATCACCAGGCAGAGCGTCGAGGCCGAATACCCGCAGCTGTGGCCGCACGTCAAGGACACCCCGCTCACCGCGGGCGCCGTCCTCCCCCTGATCGCGCAGGCCAGGGCGAGCGGCGTGCTGTCGATCATGTACGAGGGCAAGACCTCCTTCACCCCCGAGGAACGCACCCTCCTGATCGCCCTCGCGGCCACCATCGCCCAGTCCGTGCAGCGGGCCGCGCTGTACGACGAGGAGCACGCCATGGCGGTCGGCCTCCAGCAGTCGATGCTGCCGGCGGCCATCCCGAGCATGCCGGGCCTGCGGGTCGCCGTGCGCTACCAGCCCGCGCGCACCGGCCACCAGATCGGCGGTGACTGGTACGACGTCGTCCCCCTCCCGGGCGGGCGGGTCGGCCTGGTGGTGGGTGACGTCCAAGGACACGACATCCAGGCGTCCGCCGTCATGGGCCAGCTGCGCACGGCCTTGCGCGCGTACGCCGCCGAGGGGCATCCGCCGGCGGCCGTCATGGCCCGGGCGTCGAAGTTCCTCCAGGACCTGGACACCGACCGCCTCGCCACCTGCATCTACGTCGATCTCGACCCGGCGACCGGGCGCGCGCTGCTGGTACGGGCCGGGCACCCGGGACCCGTGATCCGCCACGCCGACGGGAGCAGCAGCAGCCCCGGGGTGGCGGGCGGCCTGCCGTTCGGGCTGCTCCAGTACAGCGACGCGCCCTATCCCACGACCGAGCTGGTCCTCGGGCCCGACGACACGCTCCTGCTGTGTACGGACGGGCTGCTCGAATTCCGGGGCGAGGACATCGATGTCGGGGAGCAGCGCATCCGGAGCGCGCTGTACGACGGCCCCGCGGACCTCGACGAACTGGCGGAGTACATCGTCCAGACGATAGAGACCCGGCAGGGGCAGGAGGACGACGTGGCTCTGCTGCTGGCCACGCCGGCCTCTGCACGGGACGACGCGGCGTAGGCCGTCCTGACGTGGCGTAGGCCGTCCTAAGGGCGCTCGTCCGGTGAGCCGAACACCCACGCGTGGGCCGCCTCCGCCGTGAAGGTGCTCTGGCCACCGGGGAACAGCAGCCCCGCGGTGCCGTACACGGGATCGGTGGCCAGGGCGGCGACGTACGGAACGGCGACGCAGCGCATGCCCGCCGCGTTCGCGGCGGCCACCCCCGGGATCGCGTCCTCCAGGACCACACACGCGGCGGGTTCGGCGCCCAGCCGGCGGGCCGCCTCCAGGAAGACGTCCGGGGCCGGCTTGCCGTGCGGGACCTCCTCGGCGGAGACCGTCGTCGTGAAGTACGGGTCCAGACCCGTGACGCCCAGCGCCACGGTGATCGCCTCGCCGGACGACCCGGACGCCACCGCCATCCGTACGCCCTCCGCGTGCAGCCGCTCCACGAACTTCCGCATCTCGGGGAACACCTCCGTGGAGGCGCGCACCAGCTC includes:
- a CDS encoding NADP-dependent isocitrate dehydrogenase → MTDSTIIYTHTDEAPAQATYSFLPVVEAYAATAGVTVESRDISLSGRIIAGFPERLEEGQRIEDALAELGKLAKTPEANIIKLPNISASIPQLKAAIAELQGQGYALPDYPDDPKTDEDRDVRARYDKVKGSAVNPVLREGNSDRRAPASVKNYAKAHPHSMGAWDPRSKTNVATMDADDFRSGEKSAVIAEAGSLRIELAGDDGTTTVLRESVPVLAGEIVDASVMRVAALREFFTAQVARAKAEGVLFSVHLKATMMKVSDPIIFGHVVRAFFPKTFAEYGETLAAAGLSPNDGLGGILGGLDTLPDGAAIKASFDAELADGPALAMVDSDRGITNLHVPSDVIVDASMPAMIRTSGHMWGPDGQEADTLAVIPDSSYSGIYQVVLDDCRAHGAFDPATMGSVSNVGLMAQAAEEYGSHDKTFEIPATGTVRVVDTAGEVVLQHAVSAGDVWRMCQTKDVPVRDWVKLAVSRARATGVPAVFWLDETRAHDANLIEKVKAYLPEHNTEGLQIEIKSPVDAIAFSLERIRRGEDTISVTGNVLRDYLTDLFPILELGTSAKMLSVVPLINGGGLFETGAGGSAPKHVQQLIKENYLRWDSLGEFLALAVSFEHLAQTTGNARAQVLADTLDRATGTFLDKDKSPSRRVGGIDNRGSHFYLALYWAQELAQQTDDVQLAEAFAALAKTLSEQETTIVEELIAVQGKPADIGGYYRPDPVKAAAVMRPSATFNQALATLG
- a CDS encoding SpoIIE family protein phosphatase, whose product is MERRSARSTQDRDATLRALGADLRAALPRTLAANRMGGFLRDLRSDMIFLDEGALAVFDLPPDGFDGRPETLFALMVPEDAAALRAMVSRVRYEPGAYGTYFRIRCSDGTIRWAHTQGVIERDASGAPLRAIGVVRDASAELQHVAQQAILEPQRRHQSDVVQATTAALSRALTVEDVLAALTSREILDPVGAQAISLTVLDQDRLRRIAVASLPMTMREEMEFSRIDADLPVAEAFRTHRPVFITRQSVEAEYPQLWPHVKDTPLTAGAVLPLIAQARASGVLSIMYEGKTSFTPEERTLLIALAATIAQSVQRAALYDEEHAMAVGLQQSMLPAAIPSMPGLRVAVRYQPARTGHQIGGDWYDVVPLPGGRVGLVVGDVQGHDIQASAVMGQLRTALRAYAAEGHPPAAVMARASKFLQDLDTDRLATCIYVDLDPATGRALLVRAGHPGPVIRHADGSSSSPGVAGGLPFGLLQYSDAPYPTTELVLGPDDTLLLCTDGLLEFRGEDIDVGEQRIRSALYDGPADLDELAEYIVQTIETRQGQEDDVALLLATPASARDDAA
- a CDS encoding HAD family hydrolase; translated protein: MSTSHHPAVIFDLDGTLIDSEPNYYEAGRLLLARHGVDGFTWEHHSRFIGISTWETLVALREEYGIDAPVERLLAEKNRLYLELVRASTEVFPEMRKFVERLHAEGVRMAVASGSSGEAITVALGVTGLDPYFTTTVSAEEVPHGKPAPDVFLEAARRLGAEPAACVVLEDAIPGVAAANAAGMRCVAVPYVAALATDPVYGTAGLLFPGGQSTFTAEAAHAWVFGSPDERP